TCTCTGTATACCCAACCAAAGATGCTGTAATACCAATTGCAGAAGCTGTTAATATAGCTGACGGATAAAGCTTCATACTTGGAACATTGCTGTCTTTTTTGTTTTTCAAGGAAGAAAAACTTAACTCGTTAGTTGCAGTTCGTATAGATTGAATTTTCATTAAACCTCCTTTTGGTTATATAGATTAAGATATCACTTGCTTTTTAAAGATATTGTCTATTATCTTTTGAATATTAGCTTTTTCTACCTGTTCATAATTCACAAAATGCCGATAGTCGTCAAGATTTCTAATTGCCATCATATTTGCAACTCTTGAAGCTTTTTTCTGTTCTTTTGTTACGTAAATTTCAAGCAGCACAGAGGGAATCATACCACAAAGTGCGCTGAACAGAGGAATAAATATAAATCTGGAAAAATCTGTTTTTTTAAGGCTTTCAATTGTTTTATATTTCCCATCCATTATGGGCTTATAGGCAATAATCATCCCTAAAATAATTCCCAAAGATTTAAACAATCTTCCGAAAGTATTTTGTGCCACTTCTCCTACAGCCTCTACACTTTCGGCATATTTTTGGGACATATCATCAACCTCGTTAAAAGCCTTAAATGTATTTAGCTGCAGAGATTTCGCTTTATTTATTTGTTCTTGAGATAAATTTAATTTTGAAACAGCTTTATTTCTTTTTTTATTTTCTCGGGCTTCGGTTTTTAAATATTGTTGATACTCTTTGTTGTCTTTAATTGTTTGCAACAAAAATTTGAAGATATTAGGCTTCTTTTCCGGGGCTAATTTTACATCCTGTATATTTTTAATTTTCTCATCATCAATGTAAGCAAAGTTATTTATATCTTTAGCGAGTTCTTGTTTTACTTTAAACCGTCCTATTCGAGAGCCCTGTTTTTGCAGCATTGTAAAGTAGGATTGAAATAATATTGAAGGTAATAATGTTGTTATAAGAAATGCTGCGGGTCTTATTATATTTCCGTATTTTAGGTTATCAATTTTGCATAATTTTAGAACCTTATTTGTTAATAAACCTCCAACGATACCACTTCCTGTTAATAAAACGGTTGATATATTTGTCAGCATCTCAATATTTTCCGCATAATCTTGTGAGGCAATATCTATTTTATTGACCAATTTTGCAAGTAATTGTTTATCCTTCTTAGCTTCGAGAATTTCATCGTTAATTAATGGTTTAGCAAATTTTTCTTGGTTTTGATTAAGTTGCTTTTCAAATTCATTTTTTTCTTTTTGGTATAATTTTCTCTCTTTTAACAGGTTATTTATTGTTTTAAAAAAATCAAAGGGGTTTTTTTGTATATTTGCTTTGTTTATATTTTTCAAATCATTTTCATCAAGCTGTATATTTTTTGAAATTTCCAAGGCTTTTTGCAATTGCTCTTCCGATAAATTTGCAAAATGAGCAGGATTATCCAATTCTTTTCTCATTGCTTCAAACCTGCCTTGCCTTGAGGCTCCTATTTGGGCTTTTGCAGTCAGCGAAACAAAAGGGATTGAGGCAAGCCCTGCAATAACCCCTCCCATAATTCCGATTAGTTCAGCCGAATAATTTTTGGATATTTTATTAAAAAAGCTGTTAATTTTATTAGATTTTGTGAATAGTATTCCGGCTATAGCCATTATCCCTACATATATCATACTTTGTATATGACCTCCGGCAATATCTGTAGCAATTTCTACATCCTCTGCTTTTGTTTGAGAATATTCATCCATAATGTCAATTGCATTGAGAAGAATTTTACCTTTTTGAGAAGCCTCAAGTTTTTCTTTTTCATTCAACGGATTGCTTTGCAAATACTGTTGACGTTTGGCTTCTTCCCGGTCAATTTTATTTTTCCAATGCAGATATTCCGGTTCGTACTTTTTATAATTGCCGTAATTCTTAAAAATTTCCATATTGTTGCCTAATTAGCCTGTTCCATATAATTGAATGCCGATTTTTGTACACTTTTTTGTGCAATTGTTTTGTCATTAATTAAAATATTATTACTTCATAATAATATATTTATAAATGTCATAAATATATTTATTTGTTAGGAAGTATCAATAATAATTATTGTTGTTTATTATGATAATAATTGCTTGAGTTTTTGTTGTATTTGTCGGGCTACATAGCTGCAGCCGTCTATAACTTCATCTTTTTCTTCGCTGTATTTCAAGGCAGCACATAAAACTTCTCCCGTCAAAATTGCTTCCAATAAAATTTTTTGTATATTTTCATCTTTCATAAAAGCATCTTATTCTTATAAAAAATAATTGTCAATAATTCATATAATAAAGATATTAAAGGATATTAAAACTATCGGATAGTTTGTAATTTACAGAAACAAATCCCATAATTTTAATATGGGTAAAAAGACGTTCAAATTAGACAAAGTACTATGCAGGAAATTCGGGGAACGTATCAGATTCTTGCGTGGTTCTCATAATTTAAAACAAGATGAACTTGCTTTTAAAACGCAAATTTCACCGAGTTATTTAAGCGCAATTGAAAGAGGTATCTCTGATACCACGATTTCGACAGCTAAAAGACTGGCAAAAGCTTTCAATATTAATTTAAATGATTTGTTTGATTTTTAATTATCGTGACAAAAATTCTTTAACCTTCTTGATATCGTCTTTCATAAGGCGCATTGGTGAGCCTTCTTTATCTGATTGGTAGCGAAGAAGGTAGGCAGGGTGAAATATCGGCATCATTTTGGCGCCGAACGGTCCGTCGAAAAACTCGCCTCTAATCGAGGTTATACCTTTTTTGACATCAAGCATTGACTGCACTGCGGTAGCTCCGCATAAAAGTATAATTTCAGGCTTAATAAGACTTATTTGGGCATCAAGATAACCCTTGCAAAGCTCTTTTTCCTCATTCGTCGGCACCCTGTTTTCAGGAGGTCGGCATTTTACCGTATTGCAGATATAAACATCGTTTGCTCTTGTGATACCTTCATTTGCAAGAAGCCTTTCAAGCAATTGTCCCGAACGACCCACAAAAGGCAAACCCCTCTCATCCTCATTTTTCCCCGGAGCTTCGCCTATTATCATAAGTTTTGCACTAGGGTTTCCGTCTGAAAAGACAACATTGGTTCTCGTTTTATGAAGACCGCAAGCCTTGCATTGTGAGCAAATTTCTTTGACCTCGTTAAGGATTTTTACTTTTTTCTTTGGGGTTAAATTATCTGTATTAATATCGGTAAGCATTATTCTATCACCTTGTAAATCAGCGGTTCTTTGGCAGTTTGCACATCTGATATTACAAAAGCCTGTTCAAACAACTCTTCTGCCTGAATTAACTTTTCCATAGCATTTGCGTGTATGGTAAATAGGATTTCGCCTTCTTTCACAAACTCACCGACCTTTTTATTAAGTACCACTCCGACTGCATAGTCTATAGCATCAGTTTTTTTATCCCTGCCTGCGCCTAAAATCTTGCAGCCCAAGGCTATTTCATAGGCTTTTATAGTATTTATAAAACCTTCTTTTTTAGCCTTGATTTCTTTGATTATCGATGCTCGCGGAAGTTTTGAGTAATCTTCTGTACATTCGCTGCAGCCGTGTTGTTCTTGTATAAGTTCTTTGAATTTTGCCAAAGCACTGCCGTTTGCTATGCTTTCAAGCATTTTTGCTTTAGCTTCTTCTTTTGTTTGAAATACTTTAGAATTTACAAGCAAAATACTTCCAAGCTCTAAAGTCAATTCCACCAAATCCGCAGGCCCTTTACCTTTTAAAACTTCTATAGATTCAATGACTTCAAGCGCGTTGCCGATATTATGTCCCAAAGGCTCCTCCATAGAGGTTATTACAGCTGTTATTGAACGGTTTAATTTTTTTGCAATATCAACCATAATTACGGAAAGCTTTTCGGCTTCTTCTTTTGTCTTTAAAAAAGCGCCGTCGCCGTATTTGACATCAAGTACAATCACATTTGCGCCTGAAGCTATTTTTTTTGAAACAACGCTTGAGGCAATGAGCGGCAGGCAATCTACCGTTGAAGTTACATCCCTGAGCTCGTATAATTTTTTGTCGGCATAAGCAAGTTCACCTGTCTGGGAGGCTATAGCGCAGCCTGTTTTTTTTACCTGTGCGGTAAATTCTTCCATCGACAAATCGGTTTTAAAGCCTTCTATGGATTCGAGTTTATCAATGGTGCCGCCCGTATGCCCCAGTCCTCTGCCGGAAAGCTTTGCTATCTCGCCGCCGCAGGCTGCTATTAAAGGAATTAAAATCAGAGTGATTTTATCGCCTACCCCGCCTGTGGAATGCTTATCGAGTATGTAGTTTGAAATATGACTGAGGTCAAGTGTTTTGCTTGTATTAACTATAAGTTCCGTTAAAATAGCGGTTTCTTCAATGTCCATCCCTTGAAAATACACTGCCATAAGCCAGGCGCTAAGCTGGTAATCAGGAATTTCGCCCGAAACGATACCGTTTACTATGTATTCAAGCTCTTGTCTTGTGTGGGCTTTGCCCTGTTTTTTCTTTGTTATTAAATCTACGGTTCTCATTAATATTATCCCCTCAAAACTCTATTTTACATACCTTTTTGCTTTTAGTCAAAGTTTATTCAATGTAACAATTTTTTGATTTTGTAAGTATAAACTATCAAAAGAAAGTTTTTTGGTTGTTTTATGCAGAAGTTAGGGAAACAAGGCAGCGCGATGTTTATAAATTCTCTTTGCCGCAATCAAAGCCAAACATCTTTCAGGGCAGGACATACCTCTTTATTTTCTGATTATGACAAAACCTTTTTTCAGGCAAGTCAAAATGCTGTGAAAAATATCCGCAACCCTGAAAATGCTTCTCAAATTGAGGATGCAAAGTATAATTTTGGGATATTTAACGATTTCTTATCGAAGATACGTCCAAAATTCACCTTTACTTTAACAAGCGGTAGAAATCTGCCCGAATTTCAAAACAACGTATTTACTTTTGAGCAAAACGGAATAGCTCACCCTTTGCCTGACAGGTTTGTGAGCAGAGACGGCGGTGATAACTTTGCTCTGGTGCCTGAAGCCGCCGCTATTATAGATAAATTTAAAAAGCTAAACCCAAACCCTGATGAATACAGTAATTTCGTTCATAAATCAAGGCTTTATCTTCCTGATACTATTACTTATCAAAAAAGAGAGGCGGCAAAAGCTTTTAACTGGAAGTATGAAGCACTTAAGCACAGAATAAAGCGTTTTTGCGAGCACAAAACCGGCAATGAGCTTGTGTATGCACCTACCAATAACAGCTCTGATTATAACTTTAAAATCACCTACCGGGATGCAGGGCGTCCCAAAAATTATGTTGTTAAAGAGGACGACGGGAAGTTGTTTATAGGATTGAAGGCGCAAACTCCCGAGATTGCAAATGCTCTTGCGCAAAATCTTAACAAACATCGTGCAAATAATGAACTGGGTGATTTTATAACGGAAGTGGACGGCAGAAGACTTAAAATTAAGCCGAATGTACAACCTGTTTATTCGAAGTTGTCTGACCCTTTGGCTGCGCTTAAAAAAGCTATAGAGTCGGATGATTTGATTATTGTATCAGGTGATAGCAGTAATGATGTAGAAATGCTTAATTTGAAAAATTATATAAAAGGAAATATAACAAGAGAAAAAATTAAAAATACACCCGTAGTTAGCATAATAGTGGACAATGGAAGCGGCGGTAACGGCGAGGCTTTAGAGAGTTTAAAAAGAACCCTGCCGTCATTTAATGACGATGGAATGCTGCGCTATATTTATGTAAGCAGAAATGGCGGTGATGTTGCTACCCTTACGGATGCCGTTAAATTGGCAATAAAATCTTATGCAAGAGAAAATCCCAAGTACGCAAAAGCTTTATCGGAAAAAATTTCATATGAATTTGCACGGGAATTAGGCGTAAATAGTACAAAATAAAAAGATACGTTTTTGACTTATACCTCATTGAGAAGCTATAATTTTTCTAAGCTTAATTAGTTTGGAGTGAAAAATGTTTGATGTAGTAACCTTTGGAAGTGCAACAATTGATACATTTGTTGAGAGCAATGATGCGCACATAGTTTCTGTTCGCAGTATAGAAAGACAGGCGGAATTATATTGTCTGCCTTATGGAGCAAAAATACAGATTGACAAACAGTCTTTTGATGTAGGCGGCGGCGGTGTTAATACGGCAGTTTGTCTTGCAACGCTGGGATTAAACACTGCCACTGTGATAAAAATAGGTACAGGCGCAAATTCAGTTAGCGTACGGGAAAGATTAAAACATCATAATATAAGCGAAAATCTTATTGTTGCTACAGGGGAAGAAAAAACCGGTTTTTCAATAATATTGACGAGCTTTGAAGGGGATAGAACGGTTTTGGCTTACAGAGGCGCTAACTCGGATTTGATGATTTCTGATATTAATCTTGAAGAGCTAAAAAAAACAAAATGGATTTATTGTGCGCCTGTTAGTTCTGTTAAAGACAATATAGTAGAATTTGTTGCGGAATTTTGTTTGAAAAATAATATTAAATTGGCTTATAACTTGGGCAGTAAGGCGCTTGATAAGACCTTGGACGAGCTTGCCTCTACCTTAAGAGCGGTTAGCGTATTAACTTTGAACGTTCAGGAAGCAACAAAAGTTACCAAAATAGAACAACGCTACCAAAAATATAAGCACTCACCTATTAATGATTACGTTAAAGAAATGCTTAAAGCCTTTAAGGTCTACGTACAAGATGTAGTGGTTATCACAGACGGTAAAAAAGGTGCTTATGCTTATGACGGTGAAAAATTCTATTATATCGAAAACTTCCCGAGCAAAAGGGTTAGCACGCTGGGTGCAGGGGATTGTTTTGCAAGTACTTTTTGCGCTTGTTATATTGAGCTTGAAAAAAGTATAGGCGATTCACTTGAACTGGCATCAATTAACTCTGCTTATGTAGTTACCCAATACGGCGCTCAGTCAGGTTTGTTGACTATGGATGAGCTTATGAAGAAGAAGGAAGAAAACCCCGAGTATGAAACAGAAATTGTCAAATAACCCCAAAGAAATGCTTGTTATCGGGTTGATGTCAGGAACAAGCGTTGACGGTATTGACGCAGGTTTAGTGAGGATAAGACCTGATTTTACTTTTGAATTTATTGACGGGATTGTATATGAATATTCTCCCTTGATGATAGAGCGGATTTTTGAACTTTTTGAAAAACATGTCAGTATTAAGCACCTTTGCCAGACAAATTTTTTAATTGGCGAATATTTTGCACAGGCGGTTTTGGCTTTGTGCGAAAAAACAGGGATTTCAACATCTGATATCGATTTAATAGGCTCCCATGGGCAGACTGTTTATCATTATCCGTTTGATAAAAAATTTGAACATTATTCTCTAAAAAGTACCCTGCAAATAGGCGAGTCTTCTGTTATTGCCCAAAAAACGGGAATTTTAACTGTAAGTGATTTCAGGACAAAAGACATAGCCGCAGGCGGAGATGGCGCTCCTTTAGTGCCGTATTTCGATGAAATATTTTTCAAAAAAGACGGTTTAAACAGTGCTATTCAAAATATAGGTGGTATTTCAAACGTTACTATGGTTGGTGAAAATATTGATACAATGGCTTTTGACACCGGACCGGGGAATATGATAATTGATTATTGTGCGAAGAAATTTTTCGGTGTTCCTTATGATAAAGACGGTAAAATAGCAAAATCAGGGAAAGTTGATGAAGATTGGCTTGCTTTGCTTATGCAAAACGGATATTTTAAGCTTTCACCGCCAAAAACCACAGGCAGAGAGCTTTTTGGCTTGCAATTTATTGAACGGTTTTTGAACTCCAATCCTCCGTCTGATGCAAGAGATGTTATGGCTACAGTTACGGCTTTTACCGCAAAAACCATTGCCAATGCTTACAAAGATTTTATTTTGCCCAATAATAAAATCGACCGTGTTATCTTAGGCGGAGGAGGAGCTTATAACTCAACTATAATAAAGATGTTAGCCTCTGAATTTGATAATAAAATTCCTATTATGACACATGAGGACTTTGGGATTTCAAATAAATTCAAAGAAGTTATAGCATTTGCATTTCTTGCTTATGCCGCTTACTTTGACATGGCAAATAACGTTAAGTCTGCAACAGGCGCCAAGTCTGATGTCATTATGGGAAAATTCACCAAACCTTATTAAGCTCTTGAAAAAACTTCTACCGTCAAATCCGTATACACATCAGACAAAAAGTAAGCGCAGCTTGCTATCATAGCGGCATTGTCTGTACAGAACTGCATCTGTGGTGCAAAAGTATTGTAGCCTTCATCTTTTAGCGCTGACATTTTTTTTCTCAGTTCTGAATTTGCCGCTACTCCGCCGGCTATCGCTATGGTTTCATATCCGTATTTGTCTGCGCATGCCTTGGTTTTTTCCACCAAATATTCGCATACCGTTTTTTGAAAACTTGCCGCTATATCTTCTACAGGCATGGGGGTGTTATCTTTTTCGCATTGGTTTTTTAAATTTTGGATTAGTTTGAGCATGTGGGTTTTAATCCCGCTAAAGCTGAAATCAAATTCCCCGACTTTTGGTTTTGGGATTTTATAAGCGTCAGGATTGCCCGTTTGCGCCAGTTTATCGAGATTGATACCGCCGGGATAGGGAATGCCCAGCAGTCTTGCTACTTTGTCGTATGCCTCTCCTATGGCGTCATCAAGCGTTTCGCCTACAATTTCCTGTTCATCAAAAGACGAGATTTTAATAATTTGAGTATGCCCGCCGCTTACTAAAAGACAGATAAAAGGCGGTTCTAAATCCGAATTTAAGTAATTTGCACAAACATGCCCTTTTAAATGATTAACTCCGATGAAAGGTTTATCGTAAACAAGGCTTAATGTCTTAGCGGCATTAGCCCCTACCAAAAGACAGCCGACAAGCCCCGGACCCATTGTCGAAGCAAACGCATCTATGTTATGTCCTGTCAGACCGCTTTGGGTAAAAGTTTCTTCAATTACGGCATTGATGGCTTTTAAATGTTCTCTTGAGGCAACTTCAGGTACTACTCCGCCGTATTGTTTATGTATAGGAATTTGAGAAGCGATGACGTTTGCCAGAACTTCTCTGCCGTCTTTTACAATGGAGCATGCCGTTTCATCACAGCTGCTTTCTATCGCAAAAATTATTATACTGTTATTTTCGTCAGGGATTAATACTTCTTTTTCACTAAAAGGTGTTTTTAAAACTTTTGGCATATCTTATAACCTTATCCTTATAAGATATTAGCACGAATAATCTGAACAAAAAAAAAGAGGCCTTTTAGATGCCCCTTTTTTTTTAAGCTTTAATTATTATCTACCGCCACCGCCGAAGGCTGTTTCAATATTCTTATCTAAGGTTTTCTGCATATTTTCTCTGCGCTGTTGAGCCATCTTCAATTCATTCTGCAGTTTGTTCAATTCCATATCAAGGACTTTATCCATTGCTTGAATAATTTTTTCTTGCTGTTCTAACATTTGTAATTGAGCATTGATAGCGTTACTTCTGGGGTCATTACCTGACATACTGCCGTTTGCCTGGAAGTAAGTGGATTTTTGGCTAGCTAAAAAGATACTCTTCATGGACAGCATTTGTCTTTGGTCAGATTTAGCGTTGATACGAGCCTGTAAATCATGCTCCATCGCTACCATCATCAAAAGTATTATGTTTGGACCTGCTATCGCGCCCATCGGCTTGCTCCTTTAAGCTAACGTAAAATGTTTTATTAGTCTTCTTACTAAAATAAAAACATTCTGTTTTTAATAATTGCCATGTCTAATCCTTGTGTAGTCATGTTTTGAGGCATATTAAATAAAAAATGAAAGAATAATATTTTTAAATATATTTAAACCCCTTAAAATAAAGGGATATGGGTAGTCAACATTTTGTTGTCTAGTTGGTTTAAAAGATGTTAAGATATGTAAATATTTTCTAATATTTAATCATGGAGATAATATTTACTTTGTTATCAAATTTTTCTCTTGCTTTTAAATCTTGCAGCTCCATAACAAAAGCAGAAGCGACAATTTGAGCTTCCGATCTTTCTATAAGTTCCATTGAAGCGCCTAATGTGCCGCCTGTTGCAAGTAAATCATCCATGATTATAACTTTACTGCCTTTTTTCAAAGCATCGGCATGGATTTCCAGTTTGTCGCTGCCGTATTCCAGTGTATATTCAGCAGAATGTACTTTGGCAGGAAGTTTGCCGGGTTTTCTTATTAAGACCAGCCCTTTTCCCATAAGATAAGCAATAGGAGCGCCCAGGAAAAACCCCCTCGATTCTATAGTTGCTATGTAGTCAAAATCCATATCTTTAAATTGCTCTGTGAAAAAATCAACAATTTGTTTAAATGCCAAAGTATCTTTTATAGCTGTTGTTATGTCTTTGAACAAAATTCCTTTTTTGGGAAAGTCCGGGATTGAACGTATTTTACTTTTTACATATTCTGTCATTCTTAACTCCTGATATTAGCTGGTCAAAATTTTAATCCAATGTTATTATAAAATAATGATACAGTAAAGGAAAGAATAAAGAATGGAACTTTGGTTAGTTTGGCTTATATCTGGTATTGTGCTTGTTATATTGGAAATTTTCACCCCGACACTTTTTTTGTTAAGCATTGCTTTTGCATGTTTTATCGTTGCATTTTTAAGTTGGCTTGAATTTTCACTGCTATGGCAGGCAATAGTATTCGCTATATTGGCAGTTTTATTGATAAAATTTATAAGACCGCTTTTTATATCAAAAGTAAAAGATGATACAAATACCAATATATATAATGATAAAGAAGCTACTGTGATAGAGCAGGTAGATAATGCCCAATTAAAAGGCAGAATAAAAGTTTTTGATGAAGAATGGGCGGCAAAGTCTGTCGATGACTCGGTTATCGAATCAGGCAGTGTCGTTATAATTGAAAAAATAGAATCAATGAGTGCTATTGTAAGAAAGAAATAATTAAAAAGGAGAAAGTAATGTCTTTATTTATTATTGTTTTGATTTCAGCTGCTGTAATTTTTGTACTTACCAGCGTAAAAATTGTCCAACAGGCTGAAGTTATTATTGTTGAGCGTTGGGGGTCTTATAACCGTACAATGCAGCATGGGTTAAATATTCTAATTCCTTTTATGGAATTACCCAGAGGAATTCACTATAAAATATCCAGAATGCTTGTTGG
The genomic region above belongs to Candidatus Gastranaerophilales bacterium and contains:
- a CDS encoding adenine phosphoribosyltransferase, with the translated sequence MTEYVKSKIRSIPDFPKKGILFKDITTAIKDTLAFKQIVDFFTEQFKDMDFDYIATIESRGFFLGAPIAYLMGKGLVLIRKPGKLPAKVHSAEYTLEYGSDKLEIHADALKKGSKVIIMDDLLATGGTLGASMELIERSEAQIVASAFVMELQDLKAREKFDNKVNIISMIKY
- a CDS encoding uracil-DNA glycosylase, with amino-acid sequence MLTDINTDNLTPKKKVKILNEVKEICSQCKACGLHKTRTNVVFSDGNPSAKLMIIGEAPGKNEDERGLPFVGRSGQLLERLLANEGITRANDVYICNTVKCRPPENRVPTNEEKELCKGYLDAQISLIKPEIILLCGATAVQSMLDVKKGITSIRGEFFDGPFGAKMMPIFHPAYLLRYQSDKEGSPMRLMKDDIKKVKEFLSR
- a CDS encoding helix-turn-helix transcriptional regulator, translated to MGKKTFKLDKVLCRKFGERIRFLRGSHNLKQDELAFKTQISPSYLSAIERGISDTTISTAKRLAKAFNINLNDLFDF
- a CDS encoding NfeD family protein; this encodes MELWLVWLISGIVLVILEIFTPTLFLLSIAFACFIVAFLSWLEFSLLWQAIVFAILAVLLIKFIRPLFISKVKDDTNTNIYNDKEATVIEQVDNAQLKGRIKVFDEEWAAKSVDDSVIESGSVVIIEKIESMSAIVRKK
- a CDS encoding carbohydrate kinase family protein produces the protein MFDVVTFGSATIDTFVESNDAHIVSVRSIERQAELYCLPYGAKIQIDKQSFDVGGGGVNTAVCLATLGLNTATVIKIGTGANSVSVRERLKHHNISENLIVATGEEKTGFSIILTSFEGDRTVLAYRGANSDLMISDINLEELKKTKWIYCAPVSSVKDNIVEFVAEFCLKNNIKLAYNLGSKALDKTLDELASTLRAVSVLTLNVQEATKVTKIEQRYQKYKHSPINDYVKEMLKAFKVYVQDVVVITDGKKGAYAYDGEKFYYIENFPSKRVSTLGAGDCFASTFCACYIELEKSIGDSLELASINSAYVVTQYGAQSGLLTMDELMKKKEENPEYETEIVK
- a CDS encoding thymidine phosphorylase; the encoded protein is MRTVDLITKKKQGKAHTRQELEYIVNGIVSGEIPDYQLSAWLMAVYFQGMDIEETAILTELIVNTSKTLDLSHISNYILDKHSTGGVGDKITLILIPLIAACGGEIAKLSGRGLGHTGGTIDKLESIEGFKTDLSMEEFTAQVKKTGCAIASQTGELAYADKKLYELRDVTSTVDCLPLIASSVVSKKIASGANVIVLDVKYGDGAFLKTKEEAEKLSVIMVDIAKKLNRSITAVITSMEEPLGHNIGNALEVIESIEVLKGKGPADLVELTLELGSILLVNSKVFQTKEEAKAKMLESIANGSALAKFKELIQEQHGCSECTEDYSKLPRASIIKEIKAKKEGFINTIKAYEIALGCKILGAGRDKKTDAIDYAVGVVLNKKVGEFVKEGEILFTIHANAMEKLIQAEELFEQAFVISDVQTAKEPLIYKVIE
- the tsaD gene encoding tRNA (adenosine(37)-N6)-threonylcarbamoyltransferase complex transferase subunit TsaD encodes the protein MPKVLKTPFSEKEVLIPDENNSIIIFAIESSCDETACSIVKDGREVLANVIASQIPIHKQYGGVVPEVASREHLKAINAVIEETFTQSGLTGHNIDAFASTMGPGLVGCLLVGANAAKTLSLVYDKPFIGVNHLKGHVCANYLNSDLEPPFICLLVSGGHTQIIKISSFDEQEIVGETLDDAIGEAYDKVARLLGIPYPGGINLDKLAQTGNPDAYKIPKPKVGEFDFSFSGIKTHMLKLIQNLKNQCEKDNTPMPVEDIAASFQKTVCEYLVEKTKACADKYGYETIAIAGGVAANSELRKKMSALKDEGYNTFAPQMQFCTDNAAMIASCAYFLSDVYTDLTVEVFSRA
- a CDS encoding anhydro-N-acetylmuramic acid kinase produces the protein MKQKLSNNPKEMLVIGLMSGTSVDGIDAGLVRIRPDFTFEFIDGIVYEYSPLMIERIFELFEKHVSIKHLCQTNFLIGEYFAQAVLALCEKTGISTSDIDLIGSHGQTVYHYPFDKKFEHYSLKSTLQIGESSVIAQKTGILTVSDFRTKDIAAGGDGAPLVPYFDEIFFKKDGLNSAIQNIGGISNVTMVGENIDTMAFDTGPGNMIIDYCAKKFFGVPYDKDGKIAKSGKVDEDWLALLMQNGYFKLSPPKTTGRELFGLQFIERFLNSNPPSDARDVMATVTAFTAKTIANAYKDFILPNNKIDRVILGGGGAYNSTIIKMLASEFDNKIPIMTHEDFGISNKFKEVIAFAFLAYAAYFDMANNVKSATGAKSDVIMGKFTKPY